A genomic window from Oceanobacillus timonensis includes:
- a CDS encoding MFS transporter yields the protein MTEQNKALSHESKGRVPYWVKAVIVFTLGWIALYATRTILNPIMDNIQVDFGLSNSQLGLIMSIFFLGYAGLNVPSGILGDKLGKKRVLVPGVILFGAFAVITGMMPTFFLFMATWIMVGVFQGFYYGPQYGLSSEAIPTKRITIGSAIINSGMAFGTSLGYYISTYTVNVWGMDWRVPFYIIGIIVILIGITMWIVIKDKPVTKEDREAAKGTEDKLKIGDLFKNKNLIMAYITIFSAIYGFFVILTWLPYYLEHARGITGGSVAFVSSLVPWAAIPGSILFSWIADKMGKRRPVLLVMLPLSILAIISIVAFESMTVLYIALIGYGIFGKISTNPVLVAVVADNAPKNAYSTAFGVYNFIGMCGSILAPYITGFLTDVTGTLNAGFYFAAGLLVIGTIASMFINENNRPNIEQSEA from the coding sequence ATGACTGAACAGAACAAAGCACTTTCTCATGAATCAAAAGGACGGGTTCCGTATTGGGTAAAGGCTGTTATTGTATTTACGTTGGGCTGGATTGCCTTATATGCAACTCGTACGATTTTAAATCCGATAATGGACAATATTCAAGTAGACTTTGGTTTATCTAACTCGCAACTTGGCTTGATTATGAGTATATTTTTCCTTGGGTATGCCGGTTTGAATGTCCCTTCCGGAATACTTGGCGATAAGCTTGGTAAGAAACGGGTACTAGTACCTGGTGTTATTCTATTTGGTGCTTTTGCCGTTATTACGGGTATGATGCCGACATTTTTCCTTTTCATGGCGACATGGATAATGGTTGGGGTTTTCCAGGGATTCTACTATGGTCCGCAGTATGGGCTATCATCTGAAGCAATTCCGACAAAACGCATTACCATCGGAAGTGCGATTATTAACAGTGGAATGGCGTTTGGTACATCACTTGGTTACTACATCTCTACTTATACTGTTAATGTGTGGGGAATGGATTGGCGTGTTCCGTTTTACATTATTGGTATAATCGTTATTTTGATCGGGATTACCATGTGGATTGTCATCAAGGATAAGCCGGTTACGAAAGAGGACCGGGAAGCGGCTAAGGGAACGGAAGATAAATTAAAAATTGGAGATTTGTTTAAAAACAAAAACTTGATTATGGCTTATATCACCATTTTCAGTGCCATTTATGGCTTCTTCGTTATTCTTACTTGGCTCCCGTATTATTTGGAACATGCGCGCGGTATTACTGGTGGATCCGTTGCTTTTGTATCTTCGCTGGTACCTTGGGCTGCGATTCCAGGTTCTATTTTATTTAGCTGGATTGCTGATAAAATGGGAAAACGGCGTCCGGTATTGCTTGTGATGCTGCCATTGTCCATCTTGGCTATTATATCTATCGTCGCATTTGAAAGCATGACTGTTTTATATATTGCTTTGATTGGTTATGGTATTTTCGGTAAAATCAGTACCAATCCGGTTCTGGTTGCAGTTGTAGCCGATAATGCTCCTAAAAATGCTTACAGTACAGCTTTTGGTGTTTACAACTTTATTGGCATGTGTGGATCTATCCTTGCACCATATATCACCGGTTTCTTAACTGATGTGACCGGTACATTGAATGCTGGTTTCTACTTTGCAGCTGGATTGCTTGTCATTGGTACAATTGCCAGCATGTTTATTAATGAAAACAATCGTCCAAACATTGAACAGTCTGAAGCTTAA